One Vigna unguiculata cultivar IT97K-499-35 chromosome 7, ASM411807v1, whole genome shotgun sequence genomic region harbors:
- the LOC114189889 gene encoding cytochrome P450 CYP73A100-like — protein MKKPIFSALVSVLLISITKLLHSYFSLPFSPFSVSIPIITTLFVLIICKIFLTSKTHSSTPPGPLSVPIFGNWLQVGNDLNHRLLASLSQTYGPVSLLKLGSKNLVVVSDPELATQVLHSQGVEFGSRPRNVVFDIFTGNGQDMVFTVYGDHWRKMRRIMTLPFFTNKVVHNYSSMWEEEMDLVVRDLNLNERVRSEGIVIRKRLQLMLYNIMYRMMFDAKFESQEDPLFIQATRFNSERSRLAQSFEYNYGDFIPLLRPFLRGYLNKCKDLQSRRLAFFNTHYVEKRRQIMAANGEKHRISCAIDHIIDAQMKGEISEENVIYIVENINVAAIETTLWSMEWAIAELVNHPSVQKKIRDEISEVLKGEAVTESNLHELPYLQATVKETLRLHTPIPLLVPHMNLEEAKLGGYTIPKESKVVVNAWWLANNPSWWKNPEEFRPERFLEEECATDAVAGGKVDFRFVPFGVGRRSCPGIILALPILGLVIAKMVSNFELSAPEGTKIDVSEKGGQFSLHIANHSTVLFHPIRTL, from the exons ATGAAGAAACCAATCTTTTCCGCTCTCGTATCAGTATTACTCATTTCAATTACAAAACTCTTGCATTCTTATTTCTCCCTACCCTTCTCACCATTCAGTGTTTCCATTCCTATTATCACGACCCTTTTTGTTCTAATCATATGCAAAATTTTCTTAACTTCTAAAACCCACTCTTCCACTCCACCAGGTCCTCTATCAGTTCCTATATTTGGTAACTGGTTGCAAGTTGGCAATGATCTCAACCACCGTCTTCTAGCGTCATTGTCACAGACCTATGGTCCTGTGTCTCTACTCAAACTAGGTTCCAAAAACTTGGTTGTGGTCTCTGACCCCGAGCTTGCCACCCAAGTGCTCCATTCACAAGGCGTGGAATTTGGCTCGCGCCCACGAAATGTTGTGTTTGATATCTTCACCGGGAACGGCCAAGACATGGTTTTCACTGTTTATGGCGACCACTGGCGCAAAATGCGCAGAATCATGACGCTGCCATTCTTCACCAACAAGGTTGTCCACAACTACAGCAGCATGTGGGAGGAGGAGATGGACTTGGTGGTGCGTGACCTCAACCTGAATGAGAGAGTGAGGAGCGAAGGCATTGTTATCAGAAAGCGGCTTCAGTTGATGCTATACAATATCATGTATAGGATGATGTTTGACGCCAAGTTTGAGTCACAAGAGGATCCTTTGTTCATCCAGGCCACGAGGTTTAACTCCGAGAGAAGCCGTTTGGCACAGAGTTTTGAATACAATTATGGGGATTTCATACCATTGCTCAGACCATTCTTGAGGGGATACCTGAACAAGTGCAAGGACTTGCAATCTAGGAGGCTTGCATTTTTCAACACCCACTACGTTGAGAAAAGAAG GCAAATAATGGCTGCCAATGGGGAGAAACACAGGATCAGCTGTGCTATTGATCACATCATAGATGCTCAGATGAAGGGAGAAATCAGTGAAGAGAATGTGATATATATAGTAGAAAACATCAACGTTGCAGCGATTGAGACAACATTATGGTCCATGGAATGGGCGATAGCAGAGCTGGTTAATCATCCGAGCGTGCAAAAGAAGATACGTGATGAGATATCAGAAGTGCTTAAAGGGGAGGCAGTGACGGAATCCAACCTACACGAGCTCCCATACTTACAAGCAACTGTGAAAGAAACACTGAGACTTCACACCCCGATTCCTCTCTTGGTGCCTCACATGAACCTGGAAGAAGCAAAGTTAGGAGGTTACACTATACCAAAAGAGTCCAAGGTGGTGGTGAATGCATGGTGGCTTGCGAACAACCCATCATGGTGGAAGAATCCAGAGGAGTTTAGGCCTGAAAGGTTTTTGGAAGAGGAGTGTGCAACAGATGCTGTTGCAGGAGGAAAGGTTGATTTCAGGTTCGTGCCATTTGGTGTGGGAAGGAGGAGTTGCCCTGGAATCATACTTGCATTACCAATACTTGGACTAGTGATTGCAAAGATGGTGTCAAATTTTGAGCTGAGTGCTCCAGAAGGAACAAAGATAGATGTGAGTGAAAAAGGAGGGCAATTCAGTTTGCACATTGCCAACCACTCCACTGTGTTGTTCCATCCAATTAGGACCCTGTGA